The Diabrotica virgifera virgifera chromosome 4, PGI_DIABVI_V3a genome segment gatgcaactaattgcacaatttctttcagcaatagaaattgtatcgtgtcatacgcgaattgcacagaaaagctgcaacttAACCTAAAAATGGTATGTCAAAGTTTCTGTccatttcatgtcagtttatgcaattacttgccccgtgtaatcactttattgcagaaagtAGTTGCAGCttattgcagaagttcttgctgcaagaacttgtgcaataaatttcgcaattacttgcatcgtgtaaagtggctataaagattgtgagagatatgtatgagggagtaacaattagtgttaggacaggtgtgggagagattGATACATGTCACGTGatagtaggattgcaccaaggctcggtgcttagttcttatttattctcattagttttggaccagataacagcaaaactacagggtaacattccatgatacttaatgtatgctgatgatgttgtgttagtaggaaatagtgaaagagacttagagcaaaaactggaacagtggagacaagctcgaGAAAAAAGGTTTAAGAAAACTGCATGTAGGGATAAGCAAAGACAATGATGATGATTAAGGTGGAGCAAAATAGTTTTCAATAAAAAGTCGTCTAACATGATCATTATTACGGTTTCCTGCTGGCACAATGTAATTATTGTCATCCATCACAATATATTCACCAATATCATCATTAGCTGGAGGTTGTGGTTCGCCTTGCCTGACTGCTACATTATGCAGACAAGCTGTAGCAACAATAATAGGTAATACAGTTCTCATGCTTAATCGGCATCCATATGCCATAATAGGAAATCTCCGCTTCCAAACACCAAACAGTTGTTCCACTTTTACCCTTGTTCCTATATGAGCTTGATTATACCTCCTTTCTGCATCTGTTTGTGGATCTCTGAGAGGAGTTAATAAAAAGTTGGTGCATGTGTAACCACCATCCCctaaaaatattgtaatttaataCTGATTATTAGTTACATGTAGGTGAGGAAAATGTGTGATTATTGAATTTATTACAGACAAACATCACTCAATATTAATTTCAGTGATCATTCACCAGTGGAATCCAATACAGTTTGTAATTTCACgaaagagtaaagtatctttatttatttcacaatattgaaatttgttattatgaaatgttgtttggaataaaaaattatgttctgaTATATGCAATTACAAttattacatccttctaatggaaaaaaatatttgaagatttttctcaaattatcgATACAGATACcaatatcattttcatttatctcttttatttttaatttgatgaagaaaagttattcttcataaaaagctcttcgtGGTCTAATAGGTATTTATGCTGCAACCATCATAATGTCGGCTTAGTGACACAGAAATGTAACTACATTTTGTCTCGTTTTGAGATATCTACACCACTGAACTTACCTTAATGATTTCTTTTGAGTGACACCTGTTTCTGAACACCTAAAACCCCAGTGAGGAGTTACGAAACTCACTAAAGTAAGTTCAATTTCGTAGATTGAACTTCAAAATGTGAAATGTAGTTAGATTTTTGTGTCTCTATGCCGACgataatatcaaattttattaattttatacgaggtaagtatatacctttatagctcacaacatttaaattagaatgatataattgcacattaaaacatagtttttaattctaaacaacttttcataataacaattttccatatttaaatttaaatacgtaaataaacaaagttttcattatgataatgctcgcattttcagctttttttttgtaatataagaTGCTCACCTAATAAAACTCCATTTGCAAAATCTCCTCTCATAAATCTTTGTTTCACAACTGAATTATTAAGAATTGTTTGGTCGTGGGCAGATCCAGGCCATCGTGCTGTTATACTTTGGAAAAGACCATCAGCTGAGCATACCGCTTGAATATTGATGCTGAAGTAGCCTTTTCTGTTTCTGTAAATCTCTGCATCATTGCCCCCTTTAACAAAATAGCAACATTATAGTTATATGCAGTAGTTAAGTGACTTTCCAAATACACAATCTTACCaggtgatgttatttttatttgacTGCCATCAATGCATCCAATCACTCTTGGGAACCCTCTCATTTCGTACCATTTAGCCTGTTGCTCACGAACTTCCTCTATATTATTGGGCAAGTGGATGTAGCGAGGTCTCAGTGATGCTATTAAGGGGGTAACCCGTTGAACAATCCTACAAACAGATGACTTCGAAGGTCCAAAAATGTCACTTATGCTCAGTAAGTGTCCTCCAGTGGCATATGCTCTTAggcaaattaaaaattgattcATTGGacttaaacatttatttctgaaacaaacaaaaattttattttaaagccttaaaagtTATTAAATTTTACATTTGCCTTACCTGGCACTAGTAAACTGCAAATGTTCTTCTATTTGAGACAATACTTCAAATGCACTGTTTTTCGATAATCGAAATCTTTCAAAAAAGTCTTTTTCAGTATATGTCTCGAAATAGCTTGTTCGCTTGAATTGTCTCGGGATTCTAACAACCATGTTATCCACTTCATCTACTTGATTCAATTGATTTTCCATTTCATTGTACTCATCAAATAAATCTTCAGCATCCACTTGATTCAACTGATTTTCCATCTGATTGTACTCATCAAATGCATCCAAACCGTCCAGATCCATTTTTAAAAAATCGCACACAATATTCTATTTATACACAAAAACCTATACCTAGCACTGCAGtttacaacaaaaaaatataaaaatactaGGAACACAAAAACCTCTACTACATACACTATATTATACACTAAACTATTATACTATATGCACACTATATTATACACTATAAACTATTAACACTATTCTATACTACTACTTTATAATATTATAGACTACggtagaatttacaaaaaataatataaaaatatattggaTTGAAAAAATACGAGTTCGAACTTAGAACAGAACATCAACAACACGAAATTTAACCTCACTTTTTGTCAAAACATGACTCTCCCAAGTTAAAATTTTCGCTTAAGTCGTCGTAGTAGGGGACTTAAgtttaagcaaaaatatttggacttaagtaaatatttttagttggtGGAACGAAATTCAACGGACTTAAGTAAAAATTATTTCTTAAGATCAAATTTTCACTTAAATCTCGTTGGTGGAACCGGGCGTTAGAGCTTTTCTTTtcgggcgtctttttatttcaaggaTATAGGTTTAATTTTTAGACAACTCTTATCCTcttttttcataggaatcaaagttgtctctcagactcaaTGCATACTGCTTTAGAGATTTGtatgttgcaagtcacattcaagtctgtaGCAGTTTTTGCAATGTTTTGCTACTCTTGTCAAAACGTTGTAAAATGTCGTAGGTACCACGGATTTAGTAGAATAGCCATTCTCttatttgtaaattttgttaCTGATTTCGATTCAATTAGTAAaagtttttttaccaaaaattttttttacaaaacgcgaCGGCctccttttgcttgcggccctaggccgcggcctagtcggcctagtggtaaatccggcactgactATTACTATAAAATGAATAATGCAGTGAAATGTGAATATTAGTGGGagaatatattaaaatttttatatttcatAAAATTGTATTACCGCATTGGTTAAATAATACAGATTAAACTGTATTGTATCACCATTTTTTTGTGTCTTTTACACGTCATCAATGAGATTTGTatgtctaacaataaaacactgaaaacgtttgttttctatacttccacaaaatttattataactaagtgactacagctgtttcggcgaagtgcctttctcaagtgatcacttcgccgaaacagctgtagtcacttagttataataaattttgtggaagtatagaaaacaaacgttttcagtgttttattgttagataaaatgaacttccatcaagtaacggtcgaatccatcaaagaTTTGTATGTCATCAGGGGTCGTATTTTCGAATTCAATCGAATTTTTTTGCATACTAGTTAACTCGAATAAAAAATTTCGTATACGAGAAGAATTTGCACCGGCAACACTGCAAATTCGAACAACATTGGACTTAACCTTCATCTGAAgagtcacagtgttgccatactttttgTTTAGTTCATGTATAACTTAAATCAATGGTATAATcacagtattaaaaacaaatagctAAAATATTAGCTGTAATCGATTCTTAAGCTTGCATAATATTAGTAATATCGGTTTGCAAAGTCcactattttgtttattattatttttgtatccagtatttacactgataTTTTACTACGTTTTTGGTGTTTCAAAACGATTTTTTAAATGCACGTTTATGTAATGTGCTAGTATAAAAAAATTGAGAATTTACACTGATATTTTACTATTTACCTTTCAAAACTTTACTTTTTTgggtgtttcaaaactattttttaaataactttatataatgtgatagtatgaaaaaaatgaggatatggcaacggtgtcatatgtcAAGCTTAGAGCTTAGTTAGACctatggagacctgtaagaaggagtggaaacgcaatgcatcgtttgtgggctaacttttcaacctctaattcaactttcagcaatcgccgctagaggcgcaagtgttcgaataggtgctacaaatacattagctcttatggacttatttaatatttaactcattttatttttgtttttagcgtaattagacattaatttattggtggattgtagctgaatatgttttatgccaaaaataaattattttaaccttataacatatcgacgtgtggtaaaaagtgtattctttatataccattgtagatggagatgtgacatcaaatttaaatttgtcattactttaatatgtaggacagcttattttgaagcggaaatattttgtcacattatctaactgccacatttatataccaatggtatttcaactgcaaattaattttttaatatatttgtaactgatatcaaaaagtttgttagttgaaaaaattgacttaactgtacgtaattgtttttaaaaagtttaaaaagttatttaaataatttgaagtttattgatcaattttttttaattattctttttatcaaaatttaaactgctttttttttaatacttcatttatctatattctgaaagcttacctatcagatgtttaaatttagttaataaaaatatatgtctataaactacgcagacgatagtctgacttttataaaattaatgttaatttttgtgaaatattttgtctcaaaaaatgcattgtttcgacagaaaaactttcaagatcgtcctactattatcactataattttcaggttaaaataaaaaccaataataggcacaaattttatttacaccgaaggaaataacatacaaacgaataggttTAATCCacgaacgttataaataacataaagacaaatctttataaaaagtctttattaacttcgttaagttcccttttgaattttttatcggaacgataactcgatacaaatcccggtacgaagcaagttcttttagtgtaagctttcttggcactcatatttaaataatattaaccaccaaaaccaataatcttatattaactacgaataattaattattttcgaaattttcacattcactccaatgcaaaagtagcatctatttctacgccaccgccgccctagcgagaaaccaagcaaacaggcaaaattgtgtacaaaaatttcaaggtcgtcctatctcgattcctctcctctgtgtaggtctccatagtTAGACCCAATGATAAAATACGTACataaagttaggttaggttatattCAATGCATTATCGTACAGTATGTCCTTtctttctattaaaaaattattttaaaccagcaattgaaaagaaagttcaaggtaaaaatattgtatacaacAACAATTAAAACTATCAATGACAACTGAAATGACCTTGAAATGACAACAATTCGTATACGAGCATTCAAATTCTAATGGTtcatactagtgatgtaacgaatattcgtattcgcattcgcgaatatccgcatctttttgcatattcgcattcgcgttcgcattcgcaaaatttgtgcgaatgttttgcgaatatgaatatcagagaaaaaataatttgaaaataacgttagattaataaaatcaaaatctattctttctcatttttttttattaaaaaaaggtaatTTAACATCGTATAATCAGATTATCAGCCTtcacgttgttttattatttggtataatgtaataaagcttaagattcagattgatttacattaaatatcaattaacttctcattataaattaaaaaaaaaattcaaaaataggaacaaatttaaaaaaactgaacattcgcattcgcatccgcatttgcgaatgtcgttattagatattcgcattcgtattcgcgaatgttcaaaaaacgacattcgttacatcactagttcATACCCATTCGAGTTATCGTATACGAAAACATTCGTACACGAAATATTCGAAAATACAAGAAACTGAATTTCGAGTGAAATTCTTTTAATTTCGTATGCGAAATATACTCGAATGAACTCGAAAATAGGACCCCAGGGCATCAGTACAACTAACAACTTAGAAGTAATCATATATCGAAAGTTTTATTATTTCGAAACTTACACGAATTCTATGCCTGATCGGTCTCCCTAATTAGATTTCTCCATAAGTGTCTATCTTGGGTCGTACCAATACCaatcccctttaccgacatgtTCTGCCTAAGCATCCAACCCAGCATTCCTAAGCATCTGCCCACCAAGTCTTCATTGGACTTCCTTCCTACCCCTTCCAGGAATCCGCAGATCAGCTATTCTTcttattgggtgattaacgtctcgacgttgaacatgactaAACCACTTTagcctatgctctctcattttgatATCAATTATTGCCACCCCTAGACTTACCCTAATATTCTCATTCttaatttttttccttttttgacaCTGCGCTCATCAATCTAAGatctaagcattcttatttccGCCATATGAATTGTtcttcctctttctttttaactacccaacattcagttccgttcATCATAGCTggtttatacagagagagtctgtaatttggaataaattcaatatctcaaatactaattgtttttttgaaaaatgctcagacccgtcgattagtatttcaaattgtcctttttgacatacaataataatgtatacagggtatcccaatttagagatatgacgtcatcgttgattttcttaaatggcaacactgtcattttgatagctattttgatagggtgtataaagtaatacacaactgcaaaatttcaaatttttaatccctaccatttacaagataataaaaaataacaaagttatgaaaaacaagtaatcaaataacaattgaatttaattatttcaattaagcaaatagtCATAATGtggccctcaattattgtcaaattgtcaatgggcaacgttatgagcatttgcttattttaaataattaaattcaattattatttgattacttgtttttcataactttgttattttttattatcttgtaaatggtagggaataaaaatttgaaattttgcagttgggtataactttacacaccctatcaaaatagctatcaaaatgacagtgttgtcatttaagaaaatcaacgataacgtcatatctctaaattgggacaccctgtatacattattattgcatgtcaaaaatgacaatttgaaatactaattgacgggtctgagcattttttaaaaaaacaactagtacagtggaacctcgattatccgtcaggccaccggaccaagggtatgacggataatcgaaaagacggttaacagaacaatgaaaaaaataaaaattcatagtacatataactctcaaattttatttgtatgttttaTTTGACAATATTAGAGGGATTAATGTTAGTACAGTCGAatcaatttgatttaaaatattgcGAAAACTTTCTTTGTTTTATAGTTTTATTGTTACTTCACATTTTGTAAcagctgaatttcttaatcgacgTAAAATAATCATCAAATCTAATAATTATTGTGCCCTGCGGTTTCATTTTCGGCTTGAGATTCTAAAAATGATACTCTAAAAACAGGGTATCGTTTATCATCACCtacttaaattgaaatttaatccagagccctgtgaataagaacaaaaattatttacataaaaaatgcggTGGTGGCATAACTGCACGTAATACAtgcaaaatgaattgatgactaaatttttacttatgtagtcaatataacttatgtacggaccctgacggttaacagaggtgacggttaatagagagacggataatcgaggttccactgtattataattattgaatttattccaaattacagacatacagtatttctcatgatcatctttcagtgcgtcacagtttttcgatttctttctaacgcattaaattgtatgtgacagaaaaaaaggcacgtcggtgattacatttcgtcggtgacatttttataacatttattctagttattctagttgtcgatagatggcgccataataaaaaaatattttttttttaattagataataatattacaaatataatctgtataatttataagactatacaaatcaaagaaaataccattttataaatgcaagaaacacatttgatttgtttttattccaaattgaaaataaaatgtgacaactgtcagatttaactaaaatgtcatgttagaataaatgtcataaatgtgtattatcacggacttaccctttttcctatcatttgttaggcactgaaaaatgatcatgaaaaggacaatacctttttattttttattatcttataaatggtagagaataaaaatttgatattttgcagttgtgtataactttacacatcctatcaaaatagctatcaaaatgacagtgtttccatttaagaaaatcaacgatgacgtcatacctctaaattgggacaccctgtatacattattattgtatgtcaaaaagtacaatttgaaatactaatcgacgggtctgaccatttttcaaaaaaacaattagtatttgaaatattgaatttattccaaattacagactctctgtAGAACTTTCCCTTCAGATTCACTGGAATTTTttttgtcacacaacacaccaacTCCCTTCCACTTCATTCATCCAAccagaattttacaaattaaattTCTATgatctgtaataccgatcctaagTACTTAAAACTatattccaaatactctgtttatGTCCAATCACTAATAGTAATCTAACCAATTGTGAGTGtaataatcatatttttattaaaaactgatAGACATGGTAACCACAATAAATTTATAACAAAACCTTCCGATACCTACACAATAATTATCCATCGTTATAGTATATTACTTTCCTTACTAACCCAGTATAATGAAGTGGCAATGATTAGTATTATGATAATTAAtcactgaatttatttgtgtatACAGGGTTGgaataaagtatggaaccaagtaAATGTCTTTGAAACGAAAAAGACGATgttcatgaaaatttgtatggcggtataataatgacacatttcgCATTTGATGCCATATTTTTAGTTACTACTctacttccgg includes the following:
- the LOC126884019 gene encoding putative nuclease HARBI1 — its product is MDLDGLDAFDEYNQMENQLNQVDAEDLFDEYNEMENQLNQVDEVDNMVVRIPRQFKRTSYFETYTEKDFFERFRLSKNSAFEVLSQIEEHLQFTSARNKCLSPMNQFLICLRAYATGGHLLSISDIFGPSKSSVCRIVQRVTPLIASLRPRYIHLPNNIEEVREQQAKWYEMRGFPRVIGCIDGSQIKITSPGGNDAEIYRNRKGYFSINIQAVCSADGLFQSITARWPGSAHDQTILNNSVVKQRFMRGDFANGVLLGDGGYTCTNFLLTPLRDPQTDAERRYNQAHIGTRVKVEQLFGVWKRRFPIMAYGCRLSMRTVLPIIVATACLHNVAVRQGEPQPPANDDIGEYIVMDDNNYIVPAGNRNNDHVRRLFIENYFAPP